From Streptomyces sp. 6-11-2, one genomic window encodes:
- a CDS encoding MMPL family transporter, producing the protein MARWCYRHRLLVLLLWVVALLGAGVGASAGGTAYANVFSLPDTDSKAAYDLMEKAFPKAAGDTDTVVWKVDEGSVRDASVRARIEPALAEIGRMPGVGAVSSPYTGARGAAQISRDGTIAYAQLTFTERANAVPKQLVQDVVDTARAAERSGLRVELGGQAITRIQQPPTGLSELVGLAAAAVVLFLAFGSLFAMLLPIAVAVFGVGIGLFSTQMISHVTDVPDIAPLLASLIGLGVGIDYALFIVTRHRRGLLRGLEPEESAVVALNTSGRAVLFAGGTVCIALAGMLVTGLRFLDGVVIGTSLTVVLSVLAAVTLLPALLGFLGPRVLSRRQRRRLAAGGPSRDERASTLAARWSGTVQRRPAWIAGLALVVMVLLALPVLSLRLGATDQGNDDASTTTRRAYDLLAEGFGPGFSGPLQVVSTNGDTTALVKDIGETRGVARVAALPPAHGVTVIQVVPTTSPQSERTDRLIDTLRDEVIPGAGARAHVGGVTAVSKDFASVTGDRLPYFVATIVGLGFLLLLVAFRSLLVPLTAAVMNLVAAAASFGVLVAIYQWGWGLDLLGLGKEGPIQAFLPVIMLSLLFGLSMDYQVFLVSRMHEEWVHTRDNARAVRVGLAETSRVINSAALIMVCVFLAFVLSGNQGAAMAGVGLAAAVALDAFVLRTALVPAAMHLFGRANWWLPAWLERRLPHLAVEAKEEPEEAPLPRQPGPASVIHGFIRTEEGEPVHGAAVTLLSKAGRQLDRVTSLADGSYIVAVPGPGTYLLAAAASPHGSRAHHVVVTDGPLVHDVELREDEMDAVK; encoded by the coding sequence TTGGCGCGGTGGTGCTACCGGCACCGGCTGCTGGTCCTGTTGCTGTGGGTGGTGGCACTGCTCGGGGCGGGCGTGGGGGCGTCCGCCGGGGGCACGGCCTACGCGAACGTCTTCTCCCTGCCGGACACGGACTCCAAGGCCGCGTACGACCTGATGGAGAAGGCGTTCCCGAAGGCGGCGGGCGACACCGACACGGTGGTGTGGAAGGTCGACGAGGGGTCGGTCCGGGACGCGTCGGTGCGCGCCCGGATCGAGCCCGCCCTGGCGGAGATCGGCCGGATGCCGGGGGTGGGCGCGGTCAGCAGCCCGTACACGGGCGCCCGGGGCGCGGCGCAGATCAGCCGGGACGGGACGATCGCGTACGCGCAGCTCACCTTCACCGAGCGGGCGAACGCGGTGCCCAAGCAGCTCGTGCAGGATGTCGTCGACACCGCGCGGGCGGCCGAACGCAGCGGCCTGCGGGTGGAGTTGGGCGGTCAGGCGATCACCCGGATCCAGCAGCCGCCCACGGGTCTGTCCGAGCTGGTCGGCCTCGCGGCGGCGGCGGTCGTGCTGTTCCTCGCCTTCGGCTCGCTCTTCGCGATGCTCCTGCCGATCGCCGTGGCGGTCTTCGGCGTCGGCATCGGCCTGTTCTCCACCCAGATGATCAGCCATGTCACGGACGTGCCCGACATCGCCCCGCTGCTCGCCTCCCTGATCGGCCTCGGCGTGGGCATCGACTACGCGCTGTTCATCGTCACCCGGCACCGGCGCGGACTGCTGCGCGGCCTGGAACCGGAGGAGTCGGCGGTCGTCGCCCTCAACACCTCGGGCCGGGCGGTGCTGTTCGCGGGCGGCACGGTGTGCATCGCGCTCGCCGGGATGCTGGTGACGGGCCTGCGCTTCCTGGACGGCGTGGTCATCGGCACCTCGCTCACCGTGGTGCTGAGCGTACTCGCGGCCGTCACCCTGCTGCCGGCGCTGCTCGGATTCCTCGGGCCGCGGGTGCTCAGCCGGCGCCAGCGGCGGCGGCTCGCGGCCGGGGGTCCCTCCCGGGACGAGCGGGCGAGCACGCTCGCGGCGCGCTGGTCGGGCACGGTGCAGAGGCGTCCCGCCTGGATCGCGGGCCTCGCGCTGGTCGTCATGGTCCTGCTCGCGCTGCCGGTGCTGTCGCTGCGGCTGGGCGCCACCGACCAGGGCAACGACGACGCCTCGACGACGACCCGCAGGGCGTACGACCTGCTGGCCGAAGGCTTCGGACCCGGCTTCAGCGGGCCGCTCCAGGTGGTCTCCACCAACGGTGACACCACCGCGCTGGTCAAGGACATCGGCGAGACCCGCGGGGTGGCCCGGGTGGCCGCGCTGCCGCCCGCGCACGGCGTCACCGTCATCCAGGTCGTCCCGACCACCTCGCCGCAGTCCGAGCGGACGGACCGGCTCATCGACACCCTGCGCGACGAGGTGATCCCCGGGGCGGGGGCGCGGGCGCACGTCGGCGGTGTCACGGCGGTCTCGAAGGACTTCGCCTCCGTCACGGGCGACCGTCTGCCGTACTTCGTCGCGACCATCGTCGGCCTCGGCTTCCTGCTCCTGCTGGTCGCCTTCCGCTCGCTGCTGGTGCCGCTGACGGCGGCCGTGATGAACCTGGTCGCCGCCGCCGCGTCCTTCGGCGTCCTCGTGGCGATCTACCAGTGGGGCTGGGGCCTGGACCTGCTGGGCCTCGGCAAGGAGGGACCGATCCAGGCGTTCCTGCCGGTCATCATGCTGTCCCTGCTCTTCGGCCTGTCGATGGACTACCAGGTCTTCCTGGTGAGCCGGATGCACGAGGAGTGGGTGCACACCCGGGACAACGCCCGTGCGGTCCGCGTGGGCCTCGCCGAGACCAGCCGGGTCATCAACTCCGCGGCCCTGATCATGGTCTGCGTCTTCCTCGCCTTCGTCCTCAGCGGAAACCAGGGCGCGGCGATGGCGGGCGTCGGCCTGGCGGCGGCGGTCGCGCTGGACGCGTTCGTGCTGCGGACGGCACTGGTGCCGGCGGCGATGCATCTGTTCGGCAGGGCCAACTGGTGGCTGCCGGCCTGGCTGGAGCGCCGTCTGCCGCATCTGGCGGTGGAGGCGAAGGAGGAGCCCGAGGAGGCACCGCTCCCGCGGCAGCCGGGTCCCGCTTCGGTGATCCACGGCTTCATCCGCACCGAGGAGGGCGAGCCCGTCCACGGCGCGGCCGTGACCCTGCTGTCCAAGGCGGGCCGGCAACTGGACCGGGTGACGTCCCTGGCCGACGGCTCGTACATCGTCGCGGTACCGGGCCCGGGTACCTATCTGCTCGCCGCCGCGGCCTCCCCGCACGGGTCCCGCGCCCACCACGTCGTCGTGACCGACGGCCCCCTGGTCCACGATGTGGAACTGAGGGAGGACGAGATGGACGCGGTCAAGTAG
- a CDS encoding metallophosphoesterase, with protein sequence MVVVLVLVALLAVTVVVAANWYLWRRLFRDTTRGPGPVRRAGAVLIAGGWLLAVGALVAERAGAPFLLQRTLAWPGFLWLALVLYLLLATLATEPLRPVLRRLLPARPPEPAPGPGGPLPAAQAPARQTGNADEARSADESPSAVEPSFAAEPSSAAEPVLSRVPLPAVAPQSGSGRLAVGEAKTSAAGPAEPEAEAPPNPGRPVPSAEAAPPSPRDLPSRRLFVSRVVAGGAAAVALGTVGHGTYGVLRGPRVKRVTVPLAKLPRAAHGFRIAVVSDVHLGPVLGRGFAQKVVDTVNATQPDLIAVVGDLVDGSVKDLGPAAAPLAGLRARHGAYFVTGNHEYFSGAEQWVEEVRRLGLHPLENARTEMPAFDLAGVNDVRGESEGQGPDFERALDDRDTARACVLLAHQPVQIHEAVRHGVDLQLSGHTHGGQLWPGSLLAAAANPTVAGLERYGDTQLYVSRGAGAWGPPTRVGAPSDITVVQLASKQA encoded by the coding sequence ATGGTGGTCGTCCTCGTGCTCGTGGCGCTGCTCGCGGTCACCGTGGTGGTGGCGGCCAACTGGTACCTGTGGCGCCGCCTGTTCCGTGACACCACCCGCGGTCCCGGTCCGGTGCGCCGCGCGGGCGCGGTCCTGATCGCGGGCGGCTGGCTCCTGGCCGTCGGCGCCCTCGTCGCCGAACGTGCCGGGGCCCCCTTCTTGCTCCAGCGCACCCTGGCCTGGCCCGGCTTCCTCTGGCTCGCCCTGGTGCTGTACCTGTTGCTGGCCACCCTGGCGACCGAGCCCCTCCGCCCGGTCCTGCGCCGTCTCCTGCCCGCCCGGCCCCCGGAGCCCGCCCCCGGTCCGGGTGGCCCGCTCCCCGCCGCGCAGGCGCCCGCCCGCCAGACGGGGAACGCTGACGAGGCGCGGTCCGCCGACGAGTCACCCTCCGCCGTGGAGCCCTCGTTCGCCGCGGAGCCGTCGTCCGCGGCCGAGCCGGTGCTCAGCCGCGTGCCGCTCCCCGCCGTCGCGCCGCAGTCCGGTTCCGGTCGTCTGGCGGTGGGCGAGGCGAAGACGTCGGCCGCCGGTCCTGCCGAGCCCGAGGCCGAGGCCCCGCCGAACCCCGGCCGTCCGGTCCCGTCCGCGGAGGCCGCGCCGCCGTCACCCCGTGACCTCCCCAGCCGGCGGCTGTTCGTGTCGCGGGTGGTCGCCGGAGGCGCCGCCGCGGTCGCCCTGGGGACTGTGGGGCACGGGACCTACGGGGTGCTGCGCGGGCCGCGGGTGAAGCGGGTCACCGTGCCGCTGGCGAAACTGCCGCGGGCGGCGCACGGGTTCCGGATCGCCGTCGTCAGCGACGTCCACCTCGGTCCCGTCCTCGGACGCGGCTTCGCACAGAAGGTCGTCGACACGGTCAACGCGACCCAGCCGGACCTCATCGCCGTCGTCGGGGACCTGGTGGACGGCAGCGTGAAGGACCTCGGGCCCGCGGCGGCACCGCTGGCCGGGCTCCGGGCGCGGCACGGGGCGTACTTCGTCACGGGCAACCACGAGTACTTCTCCGGTGCCGAGCAGTGGGTGGAGGAGGTGCGGCGTCTCGGCCTGCACCCCCTGGAGAACGCGCGCACCGAGATGCCCGCCTTCGACCTGGCCGGCGTCAACGACGTACGGGGCGAGAGCGAGGGGCAGGGCCCCGACTTCGAGCGGGCGCTCGACGACCGCGACACGGCACGCGCGTGCGTGCTGCTCGCCCACCAGCCGGTGCAGATCCACGAGGCCGTCCGGCACGGTGTGGACCTCCAGCTCTCCGGCCACACCCACGGCGGCCAGCTCTGGCCCGGCAGCCTCCTCGCGGCCGCCGCCAACCCGACCGTCGCGGGCCTGGAGCGCTACGGCGACACCCAGTTGTACGTCAGCCGCGGCGCGGGCGCGTGGGGCCCGCCGACACGGGTCGGCGCCCCCTCCGACATCACCGTCGTCCAGCTCGCCTCGAAGCAGGCCTAG
- a CDS encoding ABC transporter substrate-binding protein, translating into MRSVRMRILTTLLVLAVVGVGGWQLLPSKDDNGKTIVVGTTDAVTSLDPAGAYDAGSWALFSNVFQSLLTFEPGGVQPVPDAAKNCGFVGSGLRTYRCELREGIKFPSGRTMDAGDVKFSFDRIKKVNSDVGPASLLSTLGSVEAGGMTVTFHLSTPDATFPLKVATGAGSIVDHTRYPANGLRTGTAVDGTGPYVLKGYAKDKSAELTPNGSYKGAISSTGRPVELRYFDSPAELEKAWGGKKVEVATRNLPPKLLAGLNPSDPRMRVSVSDSAETRNLYLNTRASSPLHDTRVRQAIAWLINREQLASTVYDGTVDALYSLIPAGITGHNTAFFDAYPAQNTEKARELLTEAGVSIPVRFTYGYGKGRGAAGEEAEELKRQLEASGLFKVDATGYEWSDFQKRWAGGKLDAYAVGWVADYPDPDTFGSALVGTDSTMNTGYSSKTVDNLIRDTRELADRGRIATDFRRLQTNVATDVPLIPLWQRKEYVVSSEDVGGGQYLSDGTGSFRLWKLNWI; encoded by the coding sequence ATGCGATCGGTTCGCATGCGGATCCTCACGACGCTGCTCGTGCTGGCGGTCGTGGGGGTGGGCGGCTGGCAGTTGCTGCCGTCGAAGGACGACAATGGCAAGACGATCGTCGTGGGCACGACGGACGCCGTCACGTCGCTGGATCCGGCGGGAGCGTACGACGCGGGCTCCTGGGCACTGTTCAGCAACGTGTTCCAGTCCCTGCTGACCTTCGAGCCGGGTGGTGTCCAGCCCGTGCCGGACGCGGCCAAGAACTGCGGCTTCGTCGGCAGCGGACTGCGCACCTACCGCTGCGAACTGCGCGAGGGCATCAAGTTCCCCAGCGGTCGCACGATGGACGCCGGCGACGTGAAGTTCTCCTTCGACCGCATCAAGAAGGTCAACTCCGACGTCGGCCCCGCCTCGCTGCTGTCGACCCTCGGTTCGGTGGAGGCCGGCGGCATGACCGTCACCTTCCACCTGTCGACCCCGGACGCCACCTTCCCGCTGAAGGTGGCCACGGGCGCCGGCTCCATCGTCGACCACACCCGCTACCCCGCCAACGGGCTGCGCACCGGCACCGCGGTCGACGGCACCGGGCCGTACGTGCTCAAGGGGTACGCCAAGGACAAGAGCGCGGAGCTGACGCCGAACGGCTCCTACAAGGGCGCCATCAGCAGCACCGGGCGACCGGTCGAGCTGCGCTACTTCGACAGCCCGGCCGAGCTCGAGAAGGCCTGGGGCGGCAAGAAGGTCGAAGTCGCCACGCGCAACCTGCCCCCGAAGCTCCTCGCCGGACTCAACCCGAGCGACCCCAGGATGCGCGTGTCCGTGTCCGACAGCGCCGAGACCCGCAACCTGTACCTCAACACCCGTGCCTCCTCACCGCTGCACGACACCCGCGTCCGGCAGGCCATCGCCTGGCTGATCAACCGGGAGCAGCTGGCCAGTACCGTGTACGACGGGACCGTGGACGCGCTGTACTCGCTGATCCCTGCCGGCATCACGGGCCACAACACGGCGTTCTTCGACGCCTACCCGGCGCAGAACACCGAGAAGGCCCGCGAGTTGCTGACCGAGGCCGGCGTGTCGATCCCGGTGCGGTTCACCTACGGCTACGGCAAGGGGCGCGGCGCCGCCGGCGAGGAGGCCGAAGAGCTCAAGCGGCAGCTGGAGGCCAGCGGCCTGTTCAAGGTCGACGCCACGGGCTACGAGTGGTCCGACTTCCAGAAGCGCTGGGCGGGCGGCAAGCTCGACGCGTACGCGGTCGGCTGGGTCGCCGACTACCCGGACCCCGACACCTTCGGCTCCGCCCTCGTCGGCACCGACAGCACCATGAACACCGGCTACAGCAGCAAGACCGTCGACAACCTCATCCGGGACACCCGGGAGTTGGCCGACCGGGGCCGGATCGCCACGGACTTCCGTCGCCTCCAGACGAACGTCGCCACCGATGTGCCGCTGATCCCGCTGTGGCAGCGCAAGGAGTACGTGGTGAGCAGCGAGGACGTCGGCGGCGGCCAGTACCTGTCGGACGGCACGGGCAGCTTCCGGCTCTGGAAGCTGAACTGGATCTGA
- a CDS encoding HAMP domain-containing sensor histidine kinase, translating into MRPRGPRPRRRRHGIHSLRGKLTLANVGLLAVGVVVATAASLMGMRHYLLGQIDTQLIKTRESVADSRLTMRQIDSLAALTLIRDHFVQPTVNRPRPESVFTAVGSGGEAVPIAGFAPTDAQRTLAAAIGDPHALAADPAPHEVTLHGATYRATSARLTDGNYLVFATSTDALHQGIAKALRLDLGVGTLLLALLACLTMFSVRRRMRPLEDMVETSSAIAEGDLTRRVPSSHHPTQEVEQLRVALNSMLHQVESAYRTREHSAAQLRRFVADASHELRTPLSAIRGYLQLYDKGMLTEPDERRRAWDRMNAEVDRMGRLVDELLTLARLDQRPRLRLRNVDVVRLVRDAAEDLRAQQPERPVTVGAEGVLLVHADESGLRQVLGNLVANVRVHTPAGVPVRLTAERADGAVRLCVRDKGPGLAEEDAARVFDRFFRAGGGAGSGLGMAIVQGVAEAHGGQVAVRTRPGEGFAVTVTLPAQAQS; encoded by the coding sequence ATGAGGCCGCGCGGGCCGCGTCCGCGGCGCCGCCGGCACGGGATCCACTCCCTGCGCGGCAAGCTGACCCTGGCGAACGTCGGCCTGCTCGCCGTGGGCGTCGTGGTGGCGACCGCCGCGAGCCTGATGGGCATGCGGCACTACCTGCTCGGCCAGATCGACACCCAGCTGATCAAGACCCGTGAGTCCGTGGCGGACTCACGGCTCACCATGCGGCAGATCGACTCGCTGGCTGCGCTGACCCTCATCCGGGACCACTTCGTACAGCCCACCGTCAACAGGCCCCGGCCGGAATCCGTCTTCACCGCCGTCGGCAGCGGCGGCGAGGCCGTGCCCATCGCGGGTTTCGCGCCGACCGACGCCCAGCGGACCCTGGCCGCCGCGATCGGCGACCCGCACGCGCTCGCCGCCGACCCGGCACCGCACGAGGTGACGCTGCACGGCGCCACCTACCGGGCGACCTCCGCCCGTCTGACCGACGGCAACTACCTGGTGTTCGCCACCTCCACCGACGCGCTGCACCAGGGCATCGCCAAGGCCCTCAGGCTGGACCTGGGCGTCGGCACCCTGCTGCTGGCGCTGCTCGCCTGCCTGACGATGTTCAGCGTGCGCCGCCGGATGCGGCCGCTGGAGGACATGGTGGAGACCTCCTCGGCCATCGCCGAGGGCGACCTGACCCGGCGTGTGCCCTCCAGTCACCATCCCACCCAGGAGGTGGAGCAACTGCGCGTCGCGCTGAACTCCATGCTGCACCAGGTGGAGTCGGCGTACCGCACGCGCGAGCACAGCGCGGCCCAGCTGCGCCGCTTCGTCGCCGACGCCTCGCACGAGCTGCGCACCCCGCTGTCGGCGATACGCGGCTACCTCCAGCTGTACGACAAGGGGATGCTGACCGAACCGGACGAGCGCAGGCGCGCCTGGGACCGGATGAACGCCGAGGTGGACCGCATGGGGCGGCTCGTCGACGAACTGCTCACCCTGGCCCGTCTGGACCAGCGGCCGCGGCTGCGGCTGCGGAACGTCGACGTCGTCCGGCTGGTGCGGGACGCCGCCGAGGACCTGCGCGCACAGCAGCCGGAGCGGCCCGTGACGGTCGGCGCCGAGGGCGTCCTCCTCGTGCACGCCGACGAGTCGGGGCTGCGGCAGGTGCTCGGCAACCTGGTGGCCAACGTGCGCGTCCACACGCCCGCCGGCGTTCCGGTGCGGCTCACGGCGGAGCGCGCCGACGGTGCCGTACGGCTGTGTGTGCGGGACAAGGGGCCGGGGCTGGCCGAGGAGGACGCGGCGCGTGTCTTCGACCGCTTCTTCCGCGCGGGCGGCGGCGCGGGCAGCGGCCTCGGCATGGCCATCGTCCAGGGGGTGGCGGAAGCGCACGGCGGGCAGGTGGCCGTCCGCACGCGCCCCGGTGAGGGGTTCGCGGTGACGGTCACGCTGCCCGCGCAGGCCCAGTCGTAG
- a CDS encoding TetR/AcrR family transcriptional regulator: MPAKNDDGPLGGVPASKSEQTRALILETAMRLFQERGYDKTTMRAIAKEAGVSVGNAYYYFEGKEHLIQGFYDRIAAEHREAVREVLARETDLEARLAGVLTAWLDIATPYHEFAVQFFKNAADPDSPLSPFSTESEHARAEAIDVHKEVLDGARTKVPADLREVLPELMWLSQMGLVLYWIFDRTEGRERSYRLAERGARLTARGVSLARFRVLRPLVHEVHDLFTDFLPGMTRLIPDPAGRGKGTAAG; encoded by the coding sequence GTGCCCGCGAAGAACGACGACGGCCCCCTCGGGGGCGTGCCCGCCAGCAAGTCCGAGCAGACCCGCGCGCTCATCCTGGAGACGGCCATGCGGCTGTTCCAGGAGCGCGGCTACGACAAGACGACCATGCGGGCCATCGCCAAGGAGGCCGGGGTCTCCGTCGGCAACGCGTACTACTACTTCGAGGGCAAGGAACACCTCATCCAGGGCTTCTACGACCGGATCGCCGCCGAGCACCGGGAGGCGGTCCGGGAGGTTCTGGCCCGGGAGACCGACCTGGAGGCGCGGCTGGCGGGCGTGCTGACGGCGTGGCTGGACATCGCCACGCCGTATCACGAGTTCGCGGTGCAGTTCTTCAAGAACGCCGCCGACCCCGACAGCCCGCTCAGTCCCTTCTCCACCGAGTCGGAGCACGCGCGCGCGGAGGCCATCGACGTCCACAAGGAAGTGCTGGACGGCGCGCGGACCAAGGTCCCGGCGGACCTGCGGGAGGTGCTGCCCGAGCTGATGTGGCTCTCCCAGATGGGGCTCGTCCTGTACTGGATCTTCGACCGCACAGAGGGCCGCGAACGCAGCTACCGGCTGGCCGAGCGGGGCGCCCGGCTCACCGCCCGCGGGGTGTCCCTGGCCCGCTTCCGGGTCCTGCGCCCCCTGGTGCACGAGGTGCACGACCTGTTCACGGACTTCCTGCCGGGCATGACCCGGCTGATACCGGACCCGGCGGGCAGGGGGAAGGGCACTGCGGCCGGGTGA
- a CDS encoding Uma2 family endonuclease: MSAASVERSHGDRPLIAEANRLMDRNPGYRVEIIGGRIRVSPPRDGPHGAALTDLMVPFLSAGLHGAESKVVQGIGLWLPSGVEDYAIPDLSLLDADYRDHYIENNCYAPVCFRLVLEVTSSSWKTDVRNKVKAYAGAKIPVHVIVDRKHQRLHVLTDPAGDDYENHRSYSPGEVVTLPAAIGAEITLDVGEILKAGEKSAT, translated from the coding sequence ATGTCCGCTGCATCCGTCGAGCGGTCCCATGGCGACCGTCCGTTGATCGCGGAAGCCAACCGGCTCATGGACCGCAATCCGGGGTATCGCGTCGAGATCATCGGAGGCCGGATCCGCGTGTCCCCGCCCCGCGACGGCCCGCACGGTGCAGCGCTGACCGACCTGATGGTGCCCTTTCTGTCCGCCGGACTGCACGGTGCCGAGTCGAAAGTGGTCCAGGGCATCGGCCTTTGGCTTCCCAGCGGCGTCGAGGACTACGCGATCCCCGACCTGTCGCTGCTGGATGCGGACTACCGGGACCATTACATCGAGAACAACTGCTACGCCCCCGTCTGCTTCCGTCTGGTCCTCGAAGTCACCTCCAGCAGCTGGAAGACCGACGTGCGGAACAAGGTCAAGGCCTACGCGGGCGCCAAGATCCCGGTCCATGTGATCGTCGACCGCAAACACCAGCGCCTCCATGTCCTGACCGACCCCGCCGGTGACGACTACGAGAATCACCGCTCGTACTCCCCCGGCGAAGTCGTCACCCTGCCCGCCGCCATCGGGGCCGAGATCACCCTCGATGTCGGCGAAATCCTCAAGGCCGGAGAGAAGTCGGCTACTTGA
- a CDS encoding SCO4848 family membrane protein — translation MKLSRPVSWFLLAFGVWSWVIWVTFVKNLVKDGSGLAFDHGQPTAYFWVHLALAVVSFVLGTVIGGIGLRGLRALRRTP, via the coding sequence ATGAAGCTCAGCCGCCCCGTCTCCTGGTTCCTGCTCGCCTTCGGGGTGTGGAGCTGGGTCATCTGGGTCACTTTCGTCAAGAATCTCGTCAAGGACGGCAGCGGTCTCGCGTTCGACCACGGGCAGCCGACGGCGTACTTCTGGGTGCACCTGGCGCTCGCCGTCGTCTCCTTCGTATTGGGGACGGTCATCGGGGGCATCGGGTTGCGCGGGCTGCGCGCACTGCGCCGGACGCCATAG
- a CDS encoding response regulator transcription factor, with protein sequence MTVNEAAHEGATVLVVEDEESIADVLAIALRYHRFQVMTAGTVREACVLAERTRPDVALLDMMLPDGDGRALGRELRARCPDLALVFVTARDAPAEIVGALGFGDDYITKPFNIDEVVARVRAVLRRTRPADVLPQRPPLRYGDLELDETTYSAHRAGRAVELTPTEYALLRFLVRNGGRVVPKEQLLRHVWQYEHTPPESTVVETYISYLRRKLDTLGPPLITTRRGVGYGLA encoded by the coding sequence ATGACCGTCAACGAGGCAGCGCACGAAGGGGCGACGGTCCTCGTCGTCGAGGACGAGGAGTCCATCGCGGACGTCCTCGCCATCGCCCTGCGCTACCACCGCTTCCAGGTGATGACCGCGGGCACGGTCCGCGAGGCGTGCGTGCTCGCCGAGCGCACCCGGCCGGACGTGGCCCTGCTCGACATGATGCTGCCGGACGGGGACGGCCGGGCGCTGGGCCGTGAGCTGCGCGCCCGCTGCCCGGACCTGGCGCTGGTCTTCGTCACCGCGCGGGACGCGCCCGCGGAGATCGTCGGGGCGCTCGGCTTCGGCGACGACTACATCACCAAGCCGTTCAACATCGACGAGGTCGTCGCCCGTGTACGGGCCGTGCTGCGCCGCACCCGCCCCGCCGACGTCCTGCCGCAGCGCCCGCCGCTGCGCTACGGCGACCTGGAGCTGGACGAGACGACGTACTCGGCGCACCGCGCGGGCCGTGCGGTCGAGCTCACCCCCACCGAGTACGCGCTGCTGCGCTTCCTGGTGCGCAACGGCGGCCGGGTCGTGCCCAAGGAGCAACTCCTCAGGCACGTCTGGCAGTACGAGCACACACCGCCCGAATCGACCGTCGTCGAGACCTACATCAGCTATCTGCGCCGCAAGCTGGACACGCTCGGACCGCCGTTGATCACGACCCGGCGGGGCGTGGGATACGGGCTGGCATGA
- a CDS encoding thiol-disulfide oxidoreductase DCC family protein: MPATAGRDRDASARVPVRGLTVLYDAECALCSFVRDWLARQPQLVPLELLPAGSEQAGRRFPGLDHRATLDEVTVVGDSGQVYRGAAAWIVVLWALREHRPLSHRLSTPTGARLARGAVLAAAKWRGGRWGGGAYRRGDGWSYDPRHGWTYDPPGCDSGACATG; the protein is encoded by the coding sequence ATGCCGGCCACCGCCGGCCGGGACCGGGACGCCTCCGCGCGCGTCCCGGTCCGCGGGCTGACCGTCCTGTACGACGCCGAGTGCGCGCTGTGTTCGTTCGTGCGCGACTGGCTCGCCAGACAGCCGCAGCTGGTGCCCCTGGAACTCCTCCCGGCCGGCTCCGAGCAGGCCGGACGGCGTTTCCCGGGCCTCGACCACCGCGCCACCCTGGACGAGGTCACGGTCGTCGGCGACTCGGGGCAGGTCTACCGGGGCGCCGCCGCCTGGATCGTCGTCCTGTGGGCGCTGCGCGAGCACCGGCCGCTCTCCCACCGGCTCAGCACCCCGACGGGCGCGCGGCTCGCCAGGGGCGCCGTGCTGGCCGCCGCCAAGTGGCGCGGCGGGCGGTGGGGAGGGGGTGCGTACCGGCGCGGGGACGGGTGGTCCTACGACCCGCGCCACGGCTGGACCTACGACCCACCCGGCTGTGACAGCGGCGCCTGCGCCACTGGCTAG